The genomic stretch CAAAGAGATCACACATTCCACGAAGCCCTCCATCTCTTCATCATCAAAGTTGAACAAGAAGGCCTCCAATGTATCATCAACATTTATCATAGCACTTGTTTCATCCACAATCACATCGATCACCAAGTCCACGAAAGAGCACACCTCATTGCTATTGGGTTGCCTCATAgacttacacacatggaaaaCCACTTTTTCATTACCAACCCGGAAGGTAATTCTCCAGCTTCAACATCAACTAGAGCCTTTctcgtagcaaggaaaggtctcccaagaataatcagtacctcatagtcaacctcacaatcaagaaTGATAAAATCCGTCGGAAGAATGACTTTTTAAACACGAACCAATACATCCTCAATCActcccaatggtctcttcatagtacgatcgaccatttgtaatctcatagatgtgggtcttggtttcccagttcccaaagtcttgaaaatcgaatagggcatcaaattgatactttccccaagatcacaaagagctttagctAAATTGGCACTTCCAATAGTACAAGGGATTGTGAAAGCACCGAGATCTTCCAATTTGGGAGCCAATGAATGCataattgcactcacttgatgagtcgtTTTTATAGTTTTACAATTCATCGACCGCTTCTTTCTCACCAAATCCTTCATAAACTTTGCATAATTGGGCATTTGCTCCAAAGCTTCAACCAATGGCACATTGATCGATAGACTCTTCATCGTGTCAATGAACCTTTTGAATTGGTTCTCGCCATTTTTCTTGGCAACTCTTTGAAGGTATGGAGGAGGAGGCTTAGGCAATGGTGCCTTATCCTTTCACACTACCGGTTCCGGCATGTCAACAATGTAATTCCTAGACGAGTTCACTTCCTCTTGAGTATCTTCCACattgtcatcaatatcaatccgcacttCATCATTTGCTTGCACCACATTATTCAGGTTCTCATATTCTTGAACTACTTGCTCATCATCCACAAGTTTCCTTTGACTTGAGGTGGGTGCATTCCCACTTTTTCCACTCCTTGTAGTAATGGCCATGGCATGTCCCgtgttattcccacccttcgggtttacgaccgtgtcacttggtagtgtCCCCTTAGGACGAGTGTTTAGATCTTGAGAGATTTTCCCTATTTGAACTTTCAAGTTGAGAATTGATGTGTTGTGTGAGGCTAGTTGGGCATCAGAGTCGGCATTCTTCTCTATTATTTGTTTGAACATATTCTCAATTtgtcccatctcattgttggaagaacttggACCATGGGAAGGATAATGAGGCGGGTTgcttggttgttgatacatcgggggcctttgaaaactcGACCCCCGATTGCCTTGATTATTGTTCAATCCCCCTTGATTCTTGCCTCCCCAATATCCTTGGGTGTTgccactccaatttccttgattgttgccaccactccaattaccttggttgttagaattccaattaccttgattactTTAAGGTCACCATTGTTGTTGATTCAGGCCTTGAgagttgtttctttgcccttgaaatttgttcacgtattgcacgtCCTCCTCTTGTTCATTGTAAGATTTATCTTGATCAACCACACTATCTTCTTGCATATAATTATCCACACGGTTTTCCACTTATGGACCCTTGGGCCTTCTTTTGTACACAATCATACTAACTCCCTCCATGGCATTAACTTGCTTAGgactttgcacttgttgaagttgagccTTGGCTAATTGATTCATTGTGGTGGTCACTCGGCAATGGATTACCCATGATCATGCAACTCTTTATGTAGGTGAATTACGTTCGGATCACCTTGAGGAAAATTTGCCTACTTTGCCATGCCGATGAAGTATTCGTTATTTCATCTAAAATATCACAAGCTTCCATATAAGACGTTGTCATAAAATTTCAACTAGCAAGTTGATTGACCACACACTTATTGGTTGTATTGATCCCCCGATAGAAAGTTTGTTAAATCATAGCCTTCGTCATATCATTATTGGGACACTCTTTAACCATTGTTCGGTgcctctcccatatctcatgtaatgGCTCATTGGGCTCTTGTTTGAAAGCTAGAATCTCAtcttgtaaggccccgtgaaaattttTGCTCAAAACCTGAGATCTCATAGTGCCAAGTTCGTACCCTTTGGATTGATCTAtacattaaaaagttaaggaataatATTTTTTAGAAGAGCGCGTTTTTGCtgtccattatgcggtcgcacaATAGCTATGCAGACCGCATAGTCACCGTAGAGTGAggcagtttgatggttaattttgaggtcaattatgcggccaattatgcggtctgcatagtcatcgcatatTCTCCTTGGAATTTTGTGAGTggtagttctgcggtgcattatgcgaccacataacaggtatgcggaccgcattcttGTCGTTTACCCGAGCAGTTTTTTATGTTTTGGGAGTCATTTTGCGGTCccttttgcgggccgcatgtcaattatgcgatcgcagatctgtTCTGGGGCTCCAAATTTCTAATATTCTTACCCAACCCCATGTCTATATATTATACATTACCTTTCATTTTTACGCCTATTTTTTGATgcatttagagagagagagagagagagagagagaaagagagagagagagagagagagagagagagagagagagggggtccTAGAGGGAGAAGAGGTTCTTCATCAACATTTATCCTAAGATCTTGCTTAAATCTTGAAGATTTGTCAAGAAAGGCACCTAGATCTTCTTCCTAAAAGGTAAGGTTCTATAACCCAAGCTCTTAATTACTAGATATAACTAGGATAGACTATTAGAAGGGTAATCCATGAGGATGGGAGTGGGTATCTTGCATGCATGAGTTCTTAAAGTATTTGGTGAGGTTTTGAGCTAAGGATGGGATGAGGGATGGTAGGATCTTTCACAAATAGTTTTAAAAGCACAACGCCTACTTAATGTTTGAAaatatgctcaaatgagctagaactaTGATCACCTCTCTAATTTGTGGTTCGATTTTTCATGTTCCTAAGAGATTGACATTGCTAAGAGTCTCGAAGTATAGTAGGACTTAAGAAAAGCTCAATCGAGGTATGTAGGCTAAATCTTTTCTCTCAGaagtgaattccatattgttTTGTAAGTTTAAGTGTGGTTTGTCTACCAAAATGGTATAGCCTTGAGTCACATTTTAAATGAAGGTTAGTATACTAATCGGGTGAGAAGAATTCGATCTGTTTAATGCTCCTAGTTGCTCTTATGTGTACTAAATGCCTTGATTGAAAGTTCCTATTTGTTGATAAACTGTAAAGATATTTGGAAATGAATCGAATGAGAAAATGTGAAACAAATTATGAAATAAGCCTTGATTCAACCATTAGGAAAAAAAATAGAACGGCCTAAAGGTCTTGTACCTGAACTATGCCCATAAGTGGCTGTTTTAGATAATGCTTTGCCTTATAAATATATTCCATGTAATGCTAGTCCTTACACATTCCGATGTTGAAATTGTGCATTTGTCATGATGGAAAAAGGGGTAATTCAAGGATAATCGAGGTGATTGCTTGCTTATAATTTCAATGTGTATTTCAATTAATTGGTTGGCATGTCCCTCTTTGGGAAGAATTCCTTGTGTTTGATGTTTCTATTACTACTGAACTCGAAAATATATGATTCCCAGAATATTCGGTACATTGATATTGGTTGGTGATCCTTAGAAATAAAGGAGATGTAAAATATGGAAAACCAAATGTGGCCTTCATGCCATGAAAAAGGTGAATCTTGTGAAAGGCCCAAAAGGCCAAAGAAATACTGTTAACGAGAGAGATTGAGGACATTAATAAAAACTGTAAAATGTGAAAGGTATTGAGGTAATCATGGTTGGGTTAATGATATATTTGTATACTTGTACTTATACCACAATTGTGTGCAATATCATATCAAATTAAAAATGTTTTGGGAGTATTATTAGCAAAATcgaggaagggtgggtcataaggctCACACCTGAAACTACACGTGTCGGTGTAGGGATGGATCGTggttattccccttaattgggatgaactTGGTAAAATTTGTAAATTGGTAAAGCCAACCCACACGGCATATGTGGGAAAGTAGCCTAGCTAATCGGGCCGTGATCAGATGCCATGCCGCACATATGGTGGTATTGTGTTGGGAATCAAAAACTGAAAATTGTGATTGTGGTACATGTCTCCAAAGGgacaacctagccgatcgggtcatgaTCGGACTCCCTGCTAACAAAGACGGTGGTATAACTCATATCGGTGCTAATGATTTCCCAACCAAAagttatatatattattttcgtaAACTAGAAGACTTACATGTTTCAAATTGGATGCTAGTATATTGTTGATTTTGACTTACTGTTTTGTGGTTTCTTTCCTTGTATGGTTATTCTATTCTGAAAGAGGACTTTTAgccttacatactagtgctattcgatggcgcTAATATCCCTTTTGTCGGGGCCGTTGTATCGTTTAATGATACAGGTGGTTTCACAGCGGGCGACATCGGCCAGTGATAGCGGTACTCTCTTCCCAGCAGTCTTGGTGAGCCTCACTCCATACCGGGGTCATGTTATGTAtcttttgtttattttcttatcatgttttgaggtatagttggagccttgttgccggcatttccctattactcttctattgtatttagaggctctgtagactgtttgtgggtggtggttgatgttgggagTCCAGACTAGAAAAGTTGGTACTTGATAAGCATGTTTCTcattaaacttgtaatattttgtaaactatgaatgaagtcattaacggaaatgaaatgaaagttgctaatggaagattgcttagtgttttgataaatgagaaacattccctctttattcatgaactagcttgggtagaatgaaatctaacaggcctgctcagttgggtttactcggttgagcgccggttgcGTTCCACAATTTTTGGAGCATGACACGTCTCTAATAGTGGCCATATGCccgggagaaaagaacttggaaatataTTTCTCCGCCAACATCCCATGTGTATTTATTGAATGGTTTGGAAATCTCTCTAACTAATCCAAGGCTTTCCCCCATAGAGAGAAAGGAAATAACATTAACCTAAAAGCATCCTCGAAGACGTTTGTCTGTTTACTCCCCCAACAAGTGTTCACAAACCCCTCCAAGTATTTGTATGCATTTTGACTCGGAGCCCCGGTGAAGAATCCTCGTTGCTCTAGCAATGTAAGCATTACATTCGTGATTTGAAAGTTTCCCATCCTAATACGGTGTGGGACTATGACACTTGCATACCCTTCATTCAGCAACACCCGATGTGGAGTcgctcttggtggaggtggggaTAGAACTGGGACATTCTCTTGAGGCGGTCAACCTCGTCTATTTcattgaggttcaagaggaacctcttcaACTTGGTCATCTTCAGCGTCCACATCCCCCAAAGTCATGTTTCCGAGTTGATCATTGTTGAGGGTCATTTTTGCACCTACAATTGATTCACAAAAATCAGTAACACGGAAGGAAAAAAAGATAATTTACACACAAAActaaatatat from Nicotiana sylvestris chromosome 12, ASM39365v2, whole genome shotgun sequence encodes the following:
- the LOC138882969 gene encoding uncharacterized protein — its product is MKSLSINVPLVEALEQMPNYAKFMKDLVRKKRSMNCKTIKTTHQVSAIMHSLAPKLEDLGAFTIPCTIGSANLAKALCDLGESINLMPYSIFKTLGTGKPRPTSMRLQMVDRTMKRPLGVIEDVLVRV